CCGTTCGACTTCCTCCACTACTTCATCTCCAAACTTTCTCCACTCTCTGCTCATCATCATGCCTCTCCACAGCCCCCACACCCTACTCCTACTGCTATTCACATTTTATCCACGTCTTCTGATCTTGTTCTAAACACCATCCGGGGTATTTATTTTTAGCCAATTCGATCAATATTTGTAATTCTGAATTATTGTGGTATAACTACTCTTTCTATTATGGTGGTACTAAAACTTATtcaatttattgttttttttttcattttgggtATGTATGTCAAACAGTGATAGACTTCGTGAGAATCTCGCCGTCGGTTATTGCAGCGGCTGCCGTGGTATCAGCCGCCGGGAAGGAATtggagtcattacccctcaCATTTTACGAGAGGGTGGAAAAAGTAATGAATTTTGTACATTTGTGGTCGTAATTCGAAATTCGCAGTTTTAGTGTGGTTGTTTTTAtgattgaaaggaaaaaaaaaaggaaaatgaaattaTGGCGTACTTTCTTTGCCCTGATTTTGACGTCAAAGTCGAAGCATCGTAAGCTGTGAAAATCTGGTGGTGAtttctcctttgtttttttttttcctcttctgtGTTGGTCCGGTCGTAATTTTTCTTGGGGACAGGAAATGGTGAGAAGCTGTCACCAACTAATGGAAGAGTATTTGGTGGACACCTGTCCGAGATCTGACCGTAAAGTCAGGTCAAGGATGCAGATTCTAGCTGCTGCGCCGCCGAGCCCAGTCGGCGTCCTCGAGTCTGCGGCTTGTGTTAGCTGCGACACGCGTTCCGAGAATCCTTGTTCGGCGGCTGGGAGCGGGACTATTGGCGCCGCTCAGGAGCATGAGCCGCCGCAACCCAAGCGGCTGCGATCTTCTGTTGGGGATATACAGGAATTGCAACGCTAGACCAGCCGTATTCATATGCTGCCCTCCCCTTCCTTTTCATGTTTGCAATCTACagttaataattttatttattttttattaatattttttcgCTCGTAGATCTCTTTGCCGTTGGATTATGACACCTTGGACGGCTTGGATTGAAGGAGAGTAGAggaaatatgtatattttatCTTCAGTAATTTCTTAAAAACTGTATGAATTTTGTAGTCTTATGGCGGCCATATTTGGCCAGGCTGAGTCAGTGGATTAGCCTATATAAAAGGACCCATTTTGTGAATTATATTTGCTTGCATGTGGTCTCCTGATGTTTCAATTATGCTCTCCATTCCAATCATATTATGATTGATACCTTTTGGTtcctctttttttaaaaaaaaaaaaatttcaatggCATCTTCTTTCATGTTTTTTtggtccctttttttttttccttaattttttttttcgaatcTTAAACTAAAATCTCCTATTTTCGATCTTTGTTACCTTATCATCCAATCTAATCCTTCCATCCGAGAGGGGTATTAGCGTGTCATACCATAACGCTCACGTGAATCCGTTTCTAGTGCATTTCTTTCCTATCGATATGTAGAGTTCCACAACGTTACAACAAGGGTGATGTAAGGCTAAAGGATGTTCCCCAAAAGATAATTTCAGCTTAACTTTTATTGGTAATTCATGTGTGTCATTAGTTAATTGTTCGTTTAAGGTAAATTAGAATATAAATGTGCAAGGCTTTCTGCGGAGCAAGGGAAATGGCTTCGTCAGTGTCTCCATTAGTTTATCAATGGTACTTGACCACTAACCAGTGGATTTCGATGAAATTTACGCTCCAAGTGGCATTATAGAGCGATTGGGCTCGTTGCCAATCTATTCGATGCCCTTTTCTGCTACCAAAGAAAATAACCATGAATTAGCCTACTAAATTTGAGGTTTTGCAGTCCTGATTGATTCCCATACATGAAATGGTTTTCTGCCAGGATAACTAGACGAGGTGAGCTGAAAAAATGGGCATCCAAGTTGTcacgccttttttttttttagtgttttttgttttgttttggtctTCAGGGGCTAATTGATCCGAATATTGGTGTATAAAAAATAAGTCAGACACTTGTGGGTCTGACAGGTGCGACGTACAAATCTATGGGTGCCGGGCTGTGTCAGCCCGGCACCTgacaccaaaaaaattttttttttttatacttgaCACATGGGTGCCGGGCTGACACAGCCCGGCACCTGATAAAAACTGCAAAAGCTGGCTGCCGGGCACTCTCTGCCCGGCAGCCAGTcaaattgtttaaaaaaaaaattcggcaGGCTGAAAAAAAAAGCTGGCTGCCAGTGAAAttgtttagaaaaaaaaaaagaattgcgGAGGAAAGAAAGCTCGTGTTAAGTGTTAAGTGAAAAGAATGTCAGTAATTTGTTTGTTAAGTTTAAGTGAAAAGAAGGCAGCTCCTGTGAAGCAAAAaagttgaacaaaaaaaaaatttacgtACGATAACTGTTAGCCATTTAGTCCGGGtaatttaaatatttgaaataatacctatgctaataaaataaatatataaaattaatgtaATTAGCATAGCTTAATTTCGAAACTAGTGATATTAGTTTAAtgcaattcattttttgttaaGATAGTTGATAATTAGTTTACGTTATGTAGTATAcaattattttaattagtttagtggattaattagtttaattaattgaatgaattaaTTTTAAGAGGTCTGATTAAATGAATTTAGATGTATTTGGCGAGGTTAATTAATTGAATGGATTAATTGAACGAATTTGTGCAATTGAGTTTTGATTAAGATTAGCGAGGTTAATTAATTGAATGGATTAATTGAACGAATTTGTGCAATTGAGTTTTGATTAAGATAGCCATTTAGTCGGGGCAATTTAAGTATTTGAAATAATATCCATgctaataaaataaatacataaaatgAATGTAATTCGCATAGCTTAATTTTGAAACTAGTGATATTAGTTTAATGCgattcactttatttgttaaGATAGTTGATAATTAGTTTATGTTTTTTAGTATacaattattttaattattttagtggattaattagtttaattaattgaattaattaatttaaagagATTTGATTAAATGTATTTAATTAAGGTGCGGGGCTGACCCAGTTCGGCACctgacatctttttttttaaaaaaaaaaggcaccTGATATCTTTTTTAAAAATAGGGAATCTGTCAGGTGCCAGGCTgatatcttttttttaaaaaaggaacATATCTGTTGTTTTTAAACctgtctgattttttttttacacctaTATTCTAATCAATTAGCCACAGAAGAATGCATTTCTGACAATATTCTTCCATCGACGGAATTAAAGTAAATATAAGAATTAAACATTGGTTACATTTCTATGGTGGAAAGTTCACTTTTCTGCGCACAATAAGCAGGAGCAATGCAAATGTATAAATGCACAGAGAAGTATATTGGGCACTGGAAAAAAGCTGATtatgtatatatgaaaaatagtatatatttgaaaattacaaTAAAAGTCCTCTTAAAAATTTATTCATTATCTAATGTtcaatacttatatttggtaaattaaaataattaattcaataTTCTATATATTATAAGTAACTATATATCGTTAAGTCGATTGAATAATATGTAAGCAGttattttttttggcatttgaaGTAGTTGTCTATTAAGTTTTAATTGAAATAaagattttataattatttgaaattatgCAATAAAAAATCACTGTAAGATAAACATAAATGTAAGATGAAAAAATAAATGTAAGATAAACAAATTGTATGATtcaaatatttgatttaatatgcaagaaagacaagaagaaatggcaagaagttttttaaatattaatgtGAGTTCTTTATATTGGTAATCacctttatttgttattttaattataatacCTGATTATAACGGATTATAATACCTAATACTATTTACAACTAAAGTTACTATATACGCAAACTAAAATTTTCTatttcactaaattttcttttatatatgaTGCACGTTTCATCATTTGTTAAAACAAATGACAAACAAATgataaattttaacaaataaatattttctgaaacctaaaccctaaaccccaAACCCTAAAGAAGAATGCATTTCTGAAAcctaaaccctaaaaccctaaaccctaaaccctaaaccctaaaccctaaaccctgaACCCTGAACCCTAAACCCtgaaccctaaaccctaaaccctgaACCCTAAACCCTAGATTATACACAGCGTAGAAGTACAAAATAATGTAACCTTAAAGAAggaaccctaaaccctaaaccctaaagaAGAATGCATTTCTAAAAcctaaaccctaaaaccctaaaaACATCCACGGAATTAAAGCGGAGAGAAGCATTAAACGTAGGTTACATTTGTATGGTGGAAAGTTCACTTTTCTGCGCACAATAAGCAGGAGCAATGCAAATGTATAAATGCACAGAGAAGTATATTGGGCACTGGAAAAAAGCTGATtatgtatatatgaaaaatagtatatatttgaaaattacaaTAAAAGTCCTCTTAAAAATTTATTCATTATCTAATGTtcaatacttatatttggtaaattaaaataattaattcaataTTCTAATATATTATAAGTAACTATATATCGTTAAAGCGATTGAATAATATGTAAGCAGttattttttttggcatttgaaGTAGTTGTCTATTAAGTTTTAATTGAAATAaagattttataattatttgaaattatgCAATAAAAAATCAACATAAGGAGAAAAAATGAATAACATGACATTGTACAATCGTGAATTTAAAAATAGCGATAAGCATTATAATaataaaagattaaattaacGCTAAATCCTCATAttcaaatatttgaaattgtaaAACATGCAATTGAAATGATCATATCAACAGTTGGTACGCCTTTTGCCCTTGCCTTTATCACCTGGTGTTGTAGACGGACAACAAAATCTTTTAGGCTTTCGTCTGCAACGATCACGAAGAGCATAGGGTCCTACGTCATCCTCCTCATCCGACTCAACTGTCGTACTGCTATCACCATCGTGTTGAGAACGATACGTGGCAAAATCCCCCGTCTGACCGTATGTAGTAGTAGATATCGGCTGGATCGACGCAGGTACGGTCGTGGTCTGTCCAAGGCTGTAATAATCGGGAAGGTCTGAAATGGAAGGGACACCACCCGTTTCGTTCAGAAAATTGAATATTGGATGTAGGTTAGCAGTAGAAGATGAGTCCGCTGCAGTGGCAACGTATCCAAATGGAGGCTCGTTTGACGAGGATGAAAAATGTCCCCCAAATACAGGCAAATATGGAGAGGGCCTGGAAGATACACCAAAAGGTGGAAACTGTGGCAAAGGCGTGGCATCTAGAGCAATATGCTGTGAGTGCGGGAACGATGTCACCTGAGGGGTAAAGGCCGATATATTCTGTCCAGGTGACACACCGTGGATGTCTGTCATCGACAAAGGCACAGATGTGGTGAATTGATTACTAGTCGGGTTGTAATGCGACTGAGTGCCCCCCTCGGTCATTTGAATGCCCGTCTCCTCAATGACTTCGTCCTGCAACCCATGCCTATGGCGTCGACTTCTACTAGATGATGATCCACCTTGTGTAGGGACACGTCGCACGCGAGGTTGGATAGGAATTTCTGGTGTCACATGAGGATTATGATTGAAAGAATCATAATCACCAACAACCATGCGATCAAAGCGCTGGAGATATTGCATTGATCCATATGCTCCATCAACAATTGTTGCAAGACGTGGATGAAATCGACTTCCAGGgtcatcaagttcaagtgcaTCATGTGATTGCCGACCAATGCGCTGCATAGTATTCATCTGACATATACAAAATAGGAGAAAACATGATCATCCATTGtccaaaagtaaataaattaaatttgggAGATAGTAGTAATTTACTAAATACTCAAACTGGCCCGAAACTCCATGCAACATTTGTCCAACTTGTGCCTGCTGCTGGATAGGAGGAGTAATGTACAGAACGGTGTGATTGTGATACCACTCCAGATAATTATTGGAAGGCCTGAACGTGGTTGTAGGCACACCAGGTACTTGTGCTTCTGCACGCGCATTCCAGTATCCTATCCAATCCCGATGAAAATGAGCCCAATTTCTTCCAGGATAACCGGAAATCTCCAATTGGTGTAAACCTCGATTAGTGTCAACTTTGTCCGGAATTTCCTGCCTCATCCCAAATTGGCGCATGACACGATCTGGACAATATATTTCGACGATGTGCCAGAAAATTAGAGGGACTCTTACCCGCCATATGCGCTCCCCTCTTCTGCAATAATCAGGTAGACTAGCCAGTACGCCATCGCTATACGGCATCCAAATAAACTGCTACCATAACCATAATTTAGATACGATCCAAAATTAAAAATGAGGGactataaaatataatttattGATATAGACGTTATACCTGATCCAACCGCAATAAGGCTAGCTGCTCCCGATAAGATGTGCTGGATCGGCTATAAGGGTCAACCCCAGTTCGTTCAGCGGCCCATCTACCACCTCTAGGAAAATCCCCAATCCCAGAATATGGGAGTACATCAGGACGAATCACGGGAATCCGCTCCCACGCCCAAAGCTGTACTAACAAGTACGGACCTCCAGATGTGATTGCAGAAACACGTGATGCGTGGCACAATCGTCGGTATAAACACGCCAACGTCGCAGATCCCCTGCTGTACTGGCCCATGGCATCCAAATCACGAACATAGTCTAGCCAACTTAAACTGACGACGTTCTGACACGAATCTGCAAATAGCAATCCACCCAATAGAATTAGGATGTTCATCCGGGCATACTGGCTAACCATCTCATCAGAAGCATCTGCAGGCAGTGGCGTACTCAACCGTCGGGATATGGACGATAATTTCAGACGACCGTGGTTGAGTATGTTATCTTCTGGCCAATATCCCAAAAGATCGTTAACTAATTGTTTGCGGTCTAATGGACTACGTTTCGTCTGTACTAATGTGACGGGTAGACCATCAACGCTTAGACCCCACAAAACCTCCATATCCTGCAGAGTCACAGTCGCCTCTCCCATAACTGGAAGGTGAAAAGTGTGTGTTTCTTGCCTCCAACGCTCCATAAGTGCATTTATAAGACCATGATCTACTGTGAGATAATCGGCTCGGCGAATGCCATAAAAGCCAGCAGCATCGATGTAGTGCGCAACCCGTTCATCTAAATGTATAAGAGGTTGAAAAAACCTCTTATCACACCGCCGAACATCTAAATCCACACCAGTGCCTTGGAAGATCGCAGTTGACCTATGTTCTGATTGTAGATATAAAACACTGTCATCCAACGGAATGGGATGAGGGGGTGCTGTGGTTGTGTTCCATCGCTCCATTTTAAATCCTGCTTTCAGATACAAATAACATAATAAATGATACATCCAAATTTTAACACTTTAACAAATGCATCACAGTAGACAATACATCCAGAGCTTAACATTTATCACTACCAAATACCAGTTCACAACAGATAATACATCAAAAGTTTATGTATTTAATACTATCAAATATCAAATACCAGTTACTTATTAGTACAACCCTCTACCAGAACTGAGACAGCTCAAGTTATTTATGAAAATAACCAGTATATGGACAATTAGGGGCAGTGTGACCCGGCTGTAAACAGTTACTGCATCGACGTGGTGCATCAGGACATCTTCTATCCATTTGATTTCTGATCCTAGCAGTTCTCAATGGCCCGGGCATCTTTTGTTTCAACCGATCTCCATTGACATTCAGCTTTAATTCCGCCAAGGTCCAATATTTATCATCCCGTAGCGGCTGAAAAGAACCACTGAATGTAGCCTGATAAGCGGGAAACGTATGTTCATGAGCGACAAGCGTCATTGGACTAATACCACACCTATAACACGCTGCCATAGCATGTGAACATGGGAAGCGTAGTTCTCTCCATTTTCCACATGTACAGGTGTGACTTCCAATGTCGACAGTCTGGGCATTACCTCCTTGTCGGCTTTGCCGATAAGCAGTTGTGATACAGTAAATGCCTCTCTGGTGATCGAACACTTGAACTGCATGtgccctccctttttttttcatttttaacaTATTGCTGCCAACATTTTTTTGGGAGCGCGTATACTTGATTCCATGCCACCTTGTGATTTTTGACAAACAGGTCAACTGTTTGGTTGAATGTGAACCGTATACATGCAGTAATTGGAAGCAATCGAGCGTCCCTCAATAAATTATTGAAACATTCAGCCATATTTGGGGATATGTGCCCCCAACGATATCCCCCATCTTTGCACAGAGCCCATTGCTCGGGTCGAATTGATCCACCCGTTAGCCATGTGTACGCCTCCGTATTCAAGGAGTAAATCAAATTCATGATGTCCTCATACTTGCGCGGCTGATTTGCCACACCAGCAGCGTACATCAGGCTTTTAAGTCTACCAGGCAGCATAAAATATCGTCAGAATAAGTTTAATATATGTTTAATATGTTAGGGTGCGGTGAAAAAACATTTAAGGGTTCGGAGACAATTTACCTCTCATTCTTgaatttttgtgtgaaattGCTCCGAATATGAATCAAACAAAATCGGTGCACCCCTAATGGCTCCTGCCACTCTTCGAGTGTACGCATTGCGTTTATAATGCCATGGTGACGATCAGAAATAATACATATATTTTGCACATCACCACACACGTGAATGCGTAACAGTCTCATGAACCAAGACCAACTCCGATTATTCTCCTCATCAACTAGGGCATATGCCAAGGGAAACATTGAATTGTCAGCATCAAACCCTATGGCGACAAGAAGTTTTTCCCGATAAGGCCCTTTCAAAAAGGTACCATCCACGCATATCACCTATTTTAGATAGCGGAAAGCTTGGATGGCTGGAGCAAATGCTCAAAATATATAATCAAAAATTATTGCAGAGGGGGTACTTAATGGATGATGATCCCACACAACTACCGTCCCTGGATTCGACCGTTGTAACTCCTCAATATATGTCGGCAGTTGCGATATGGATGTCGGCCAGTCCCCATATAACATATCAATGGCACGACGTCTAGCGTACCAAGCCTTCTTATATGACACATCGCAATGAAACTCTTGTTTCACCGATGCCTGAATTTCCTTGATTTTGTACACCGGACCATTCATAATATGGGGAATAATGTGCTCGGCAATTATATCACTACTCAATCCACGGTGATCGTTACTATAGCAAACACGGACGCAAGTATGTGCGTCAGCAAGTGTGACAATCATCCATATGTTGTGCGAGCTCCGTAAGGTTGCACGAAACTGCCAATTACAAGGGAGGACGGAGTTACGAGCCCGACAACGAACATACCAAGTCGTTGGCGTGCTCTCACGAACTCTGAACTCCCTGTTCTCCTTGATGGACCACAACTTTACAGCTCGTTGGACATGCTCCTTTGATTCAAAAAGATGGCCCAATTCTAAATCTCTGGTGTGTTCGTTCCACATTCTTAACTTCTCCACTCGCCCAGCATCAAGGGGGTCAAAATTCAATGCAGCGTCAACACCAGCTTCATAACGCAGTTGTGGACCCTCATTATTTATCCAAGGAGCACCATGATCCATGTCATCATGGGCCATAGATGTGCCCTCTAGAAACCCTGCTTGACTATCAGTATGATGTTCGTGGTTCTCATCATCGGAACCACTAAGATTGGGCTCTGGTTCGGAGTCCATGTCAACATCTACAAACTGATCGTCAGTAGATGGATGTGCATCAAACATTGGTGCCGATTCATTATCCGCACCTCGAGAATGAATGGTTGAGGTGTGAATTATCGGTCGAGCACCTGTACACGGAGGATCATTATTCGTTCGCCGACCAGTACCCCTTCTTCGTCCTCTATGCCTTTGTTCGACATCTGCTCCAGCTAGTTGGGTCATTTGACTCTCAAAATGGCCGACTGGCTGGAATAAAGATATATGTTCGGAACTGCTACCGCCTCGCTCAAGATTACCACTTATAATTTGTAAACCATCGGTACCATGTTCTTCTAAACCCAATAGCTTCTCGACCTCCACATATATTTCGGTTGCAAGTCTACTACCAGATTGTAAGTAGTACAGACCAGCAACTCCATTGTCATTTACCAAAGGCATTGCACCAAACTTGCCATTTTGGAGACAACTCCGATATATCAAACTAATCTTATAGCTGTTCCGATCTAAACCCATATTAGTGTATATTCTGTCTACCAATTTATCATAACCCACCACCTCTGTCAGGAACAACGCAT
The DNA window shown above is from Coffea eugenioides isolate CCC68of unplaced genomic scaffold, Ceug_1.0 ScVebR1_3332;HRSCAF=4529, whole genome shotgun sequence and carries:
- the LOC113757806 gene encoding cyclin-D2-1-like, with amino-acid sequence LQGNGWQYQLLSVACLSLAAKMEEPRVPLLIDLQIMDPTYVFDPKTVQRMELLVMANLDWRLSSVTPFDFLHYFISKLSPLSAHHHASPQPPHPTPTAIHILSTSSDLVLNTIRVIDFVRISPSVIAAAAVVSAAGKELESLPLTFYERVEKEMVRSCHQLMEEYLVDTCPRSDRKVRSRMQILAAAPPSPVGVLESAACVSCDTRSENPCSAAGSGTIGAAQEHEPPQPKRLRSSVGDIQELQR